Proteins from a genomic interval of Rosa chinensis cultivar Old Blush chromosome 2, RchiOBHm-V2, whole genome shotgun sequence:
- the LOC112189087 gene encoding uncharacterized protein LOC112189087 encodes MTSSSSSSPVYTCTECGANLNLNAAYLYPPDVYFEAGNKKTLSFSGIDTTKFRFEKEDKIMPFWETRNYWGIQRTRTKIKCNGCGRLVGHVYDDGPPMMVGNGQYGFGPSQVIPRAARYRFKIKALRVSSQT; translated from the coding sequence AtgacttcttcatcttcatcttctccggTCTACACCTGCACGGAGTGCGGAGCAAACCTGAACCTGAACGCAGCCTATCTCTACCCGCCGGACGTTTACTTCGAGGCCGGCAACAAGAAAACGCTGTCGTTTTCGGGGATCGACACGACCAAATTCAGGTTCGAGAAGGAGGACAAGATCATGCCCTTCTGGGAGACCCGAAACTATTGGGGGATCCAACGGACGAGGACCAAGATCAAGTGCAACGGATGTGGGCGGCTGGTCGGACACGTGTACGACGATGGGCCGCCGATGATGGTGGGGAATGGGCAGTATGGGTTCGGGCCCAGCCAGGTTATTCCCAGAGCGGCTAGGTACAGGTTCAAGATCAAGGCCTTACGGGTTTCGTCTCAGACTTGA
- the LOC112189086 gene encoding uncharacterized protein LOC112189086, with protein sequence MKMKQIEQESGKCCVERKQVISSPPPPPPPPPFPRFLANQSVVESVTRREIARFWTQKRFNEEEHLLAAIKAAARIRARKLSEEDYRSFEESLNDEDNDGKTNSEGAVKTNENNDEIRVGIKDWWTKSKYAYLNQPDIDSKEPPKRRSSTFVPNCFAYKPTPLYPTSLGVF encoded by the exons atgaagatgaagcaaaTTGAGCAGGAGAGTGGAAAGTGCTGTGTCGAGAGAAAACAAGTGATTTCAtcgccaccgccaccgcctCCGCCACCACCATTCCCAAGGTTCTTGGCAAATCAGAGTGTTGTTGAGAGTGTGACAAGGCGAGAAATCGCCAGGTTCTGGACGCAGAAGCGCTTTAATGAGGAGGAGCACCTCCTCGCAGCGATCAAGGCTGCAGCACGCATTAGAGCCCGCAAACTCTCG GAGGAAGACTACAGATCTTTTGAGGAGTCCTTGAATGATGAAGACAACGATGGCAAAACGAATAGTGAGGGAGCAGTCAAAACGAATGAGAACAATGATGAAATTCGTGTTGGAATAAAGGACTG GTGGACAAAAAGCAAGTATGCATACTTGAACCAGCCAGATATTGATTCCAAGGAGCCTCCAAAAAGGCGCAGCTCCACATTTGTTCCTAATTGCTTTGCTTATAAGCCAACTCCTCTGTACCCAACCTCTCTTGGTGTCTTTTAA
- the LOC112189085 gene encoding protein transport protein Sec61 subunit alpha: protein MQGGEFRMLHLVRPYLRYLPQAECIHSRKITFKEKFVFTAASLFIFRVCSQFPLYGIDYSTFNKFDTFYWMRAILATSPTGTVMGLGISPIVTSGMIMSFLASSKLIQVNNRIREDLELFNGAQKLLGVLIAVGQAVTYVLSGMYGNVGFVNALLIITQLSLAGVIVMCLDELFQKGYGLVSSASSLFVTANICENIIWKAFDPATVNSGSGGAHEFIGALVALFHLIISRTDKISAIREAFFREHLPNVTNLLATIFIFLIVVYLQCFHVALKVRSKGAASSYPIKLFYTSNMPVILQSALVSNLCFVSHFLHKRYNGNNNFLVNLMGKWKESGQLNILIGGLSYYVTAPASLADMAADPIHAMFYLVFMLATCALLSKTWIRFSGSSARDVAKQLKEQNMGIHGHKDSSLEKKLNRNIPIAAALGGMCIGALTVAADLMGAMGSGAGILLAVTIIYQCWETYEEKVC from the coding sequence ATGCAGGGTGGGGAATTTAGAATGCTACATCTGGTGAGACCATATCTTCGATATCTACCCCAAGCCGAATGTATACACAGCAGAAAGATCACCTTCAAagagaaattcgtatttactgCAGCTTCACTGTTCATCTTTCGGGTTTGCAGTCAGTTTCCCCTCTATGGGATAGATTATTCTACGTTTAACAAATTTGATACATTTTACTGGATGCGTGCTATTCTGGCGACAAGTCCTACTGGCACTGTAATGGGGCTCGGTATTAGCCCCATTGTGACATCTGGAATGATCATGAGTTTCTTAGCCAGTTCAAAACTTATTCAAGTGAACAACAGAATCCGCGAGGATCTTGAACTGTTCAATGGGGCACAGAAGTTGTTGGGAGTCCTCATTGCTGTTGGTCAAGCTGTTACTTATGTGCTATCAGGAATGTACGGCAATGTAGGTTTTGTTAATGCCCTTCTCATCATAACTCAGCTTTCCTTAGCTGGAGTCATAGTGATGTGCTTAGATGAGCTTTTCCAAAAGGGATATGGTCTCGTGTCATCTGCGAGCTCCCTTTTCGTCACTGCCAACATCTGCGAAAACATCATTTGGAAGGCTTTTGACCCCGCAACCGTAAATAGCGGCAGCGGGGGAGCTCATGAGTTTATAGGTGCACTTGTTGCTTTGTTCCATCTCATAATATCCAGGACAGACAAGATCAGTGCTATTCGAGAGGCTTTCTTTCGAGAACACCTACCAAACGTGACAAACCTACTTGCCACTATCTTCATCTTTCTAATTGTTGTCTACTTGCAATGCTTTCATGTGGCTTTGAAAGTGAGATCAAAGGGAGCAGCGTCATCATATCCTATTAAGCTCTTCTATACTTCTAACATGCCCGTCATTCTCCAATCCGCTCTTGTCTCGAATCTTTGTtttgtatctcattttcttCACAAGAGGTACAATGGGAATAATAATTTCTTGGTGAATCTCATGGGGAAGTGGAAGGAATCTGGCCAGCTCAATATTCTCATTGGTGGTCTATCTTACTATGTCACTGCACCAGCAAGCTTGGCAGATATGGCAGCCGATCCCATCCACGCAATGTTTTATCTAGTCTTTATGCTTGCAACATGTGCATTGCTATCGAAAACTTGGATCCGATTCTCTGGTTCTTCTGCGAGAGACGTAGCAAAGCAACTCAAGGAACAAAACATGGGGATTCATGGACATAAAGACTCGAGCCTAGAGAAGAAGCTTAATCGCAATATACCTATTGCGGCTGCGCTTGGAGGAATGTGCATTGGTGCCTTGACTGTTGCGGCAGATCTCATGGGAGCAATGGGATCAGGAGCTGGGATTTTGCTTGCTGTTACAATCATATATCAGTGTTGGGAGACATATGAGGAGAAAGTGTGCTAG